The following are encoded together in the Panthera leo isolate Ple1 chromosome B4, P.leo_Ple1_pat1.1, whole genome shotgun sequence genome:
- the COL2A1 gene encoding collagen alpha-1(II) chain isoform X2, producing the protein MIRLGAPQTLVLLTLLVAAVLRCHGQDVRQPGPKGQKGEPGDIKDIVGPKGPPGPQGPAGEQGPRGDRGDKGEKGAPGPRGRDGEPGTPGNPGPPGPPGPPGPPGLGGNFAAQMAGGFDEKAGGAQMGVMQGPMGPMGPRGPPGPAGAPGPQGFQGNPGEPGEPGVSGPMGPRGPPGPPGKPGDDGEAGKPGKSGERGPPGPQGARGFPGTPGLPGVKGHRGYPGLDGAKGEAGAPGVKGESGSPGENGSPGPMGPRGLPGERGRTGPAGAAGARGNDGQPGPAGPPGPVGPAGGPGFPGAPGAKGEAGPTGARGPEGAQGPRGEPGTPGSPGPAGASGNPGTDGIPGAKGSAGAPGIAGAPGFPGPRGPPGPQGATGPLGPKGQTGEPGIAGFKGEQGPKGEPGPAGPQGAPGPAGEEGKRGARGEPGGAGPVGPPGERGAPGNRGFPGQDGLAGPKGAPGERGPSGLAGPKGANGDPGRPGEPGLPGARGLTGRPGDAGPQGKVGPSGAPGEDGRPGPPGPQGARGQPGVMGFPGPKGANGEPGKAGEKGLPGAPGLRGLPGKDGETGAAGPPGPAGPAGERGEQGAPGPSGFQGLPGPPGPPGEGGKPGDQGVPGEAGAPGLVGPRGERGFPGERGSPGAQGLQGPRGLPGTPGTDGPKGASGPAGPPGAQGPPGLQGMPGERGAAGIAGPKGDRGDVGEKGPEGAPGKDGGRGLTGPIGPPGPAGANGEKGEVGPPGPAGTAGARGAPGERGETGPPGPAGFAGPPGADGQPGAKGEQGEAGQKGDAGAPGPQGPSGAPGPQGPTGVTGPKGARGAQGPPGATGFPGAAGRVGPPGSNGNPGPPGPPGPSGKDGPKGARGDSGPPGRAGDPGLQGPAGPPGEKGEPGDDGPSGPDGPPGPQGLAGQRGIVGLPGQRGERGFPGLPGPSGEPGKQGAPGASGDRGPPGPVGPPGLTGPSGEPGREGSPGADGPPGRDGAAGVKGDRGETGPVGAPGAPGPPGSPGPAGPTGKQGDRGEAGAQGPMGPAGPAGARGIPGPQGPRGDKGEAGEAGERGLKGHRGFTGLQGLPGPPGPSGDQGASGPAGPSGPRGPPGPVGPSGKDGANGIPGPIGPPGPRGRSGETGPAGPPGNPGPPGPPGPPGPGIDMSAFAGLGQREKGPDPLQYMRADQAAGNLRQHDAEVDATLKSLNNQIESIRSPEGSRKNPARTCRDLKLCHPEWKSGDYWIDPNQGCTLDAMKVFCNMETGETCVYPNPASVPKKNWWSSKSKDKKHIWFGETINGGFHFSYGDDNLAPNTANVQMTFLRLLSTEGSQNITYHCKNSIAYLDEAAGNLKKALLIQGSNDVEIRAEGNSRFTYTVLKDGCTKHTGKWGKTMIEYRSQKTSRLPIIDIAPMDIGGPEQEFGVDIGPVCFL; encoded by the exons GGCAACCAGGACCAAag ggacagaaaggagaacCCGGAGACATTAAGGAT aTTGTAGGACCCAAAGGACCTCCTGGGCCTCAG GGACCTGCAGGTGAACAAGGACCCAGAGGGGATCGTGGCGACAAAGGTGAAAAA GGTGCCCCTGGACCGCGTGGCAGAGACGGAGAGCCTGGGACCCCTGGAAATCCCGGCCCCCCTGGTCCTCCTGGCCCCCCTGGCCCCCCTGGCCTCGGTGGA AACTTTGCTGCCCAGATGGCCGGAGGATTTGATGAGAAGGCTGGTGGTGCCCAGATGGGAGTGATGCAAGGGCCAATG GGCCCCATGGGACCTCGAGGGCCTCCAGGCCCTGCTGGTGCTCCC GGACCTCAAGGATTTCAAGGCAACCCTGGAGAACCTGGGGAACCCGGTGTCTCT GGTCCCATGGGTCCCCGCGGTCCTCCTGGCCCCCCTGGAAAGCCTGGCGATGAT GGTGAAGCCGGAAAGCCTGGAAAATCTGGTGAAAGAGGCCCTCCTGGCCCTCAG GGTGCTCGCGGCTTCCCAGGAACCCCAGGCCTTCCTGGCGTCAAGGGTCACAGA GGCTACCCAGGTCTAGATGGTGCTAAGGGAGAAGCTGGTGCTCCAGGTGTGAAG GGTGAGAGTGGTTCACCGGGTGAGAATGGTTCCCCGGGCCCAATG GGTCCCCGCGGCCTGCCTGGTGAGAGAGGACGGACTGGCCCCGCTGGGGCTGCG GGTGCCCGGGGCAACGACGGTCAACCAGGCCCTGCTGGGCCTCCG ggtCCCGTGGGTCCTGCTGGCGGTCCTGGCTTCCCTGGTGCTCCCGGTGCCAAG GGTGAAGCTGGCCCCACTGGTGCTCGAGGCCCCGAAGGCGCTCAAGGTCCTCGCGGTGAACCTGGTACTCCTGGGTCCCCTGGACCGGCCGGTGCCTCT GGTAACCCTGGAACTGATGGAATTCCTGGAGCCAAAGGATCTGCT GGTGCTCCGGGCATCGCTGGTGCTCCCGGCTTTCCTGGGCCCCGTGGTCCACCTGGCCCTCAAGGTGCAACTGGTCCGCTGGGCCCGAAAGGTCAGACG GGTGAGCCTGGTATTGCTGGCTTCAAAGGCGAACAAGGCCCCAAGGGAGAGCCT GGCCCTGCTGGCCCCCAAGGAGCCCCTGGTCCTGCTGGTGAGGAAGGCAAGAGAGGTGCCCGTGGAGAGCCTGGTGGTGCTGGGCCCGTTGGTCCCCCTGGAGAAAGA GGTGCTCCTGGCAACCGTGGCTTCCCAGGTCAAGATGGTCTGGCAGGTCCaaag GGAGCCCCTGGAGAGCGAGGGCCCAGCGGCCTTGCTGGCCCCAAGGGCGCCAATGGCGATCCTGGCCGTCCCGGAGAGCCTGGCCTTCCTGGAGCCCGG GGTCTCACTGGACGCCCCGGTGATGCCGGTCCTCAAGGCAAAGTTGGTCCTTCT GGAGCCCCTGGTGAAGATGGTCGTCCTGGACCTCCAGGTCCTCAGGGTGCTCGTGGGCAGCCTGGTGTCATGGGTTTCCCCGGCCCCAAAGGTGCCAAT GGCGAACCTGGCAAGGCTGGTGAGAAGGGACTTCCTGGTGCCCCTGGACTGAGA GGTCTTCCCGGCAAAGATGGTGAGACCGGTGCTGCGGGGCCCCCCGGACCCGCT GGACCTGCCGGTGAACGAGGCGAGCAGGGTGCCCCTGGGCCATCTGGGTTCCAG GGACTTCCTGGCCCTCCCGGTCCCCCAGGTGAAGGTGGAAAGCCAGGTGACCAG GGTGTTCCTGGTGAAGCTGGAGCCCCCGGCCTCGTGGGTCCCAGG GGTGAACGAGGTTTCCCAGGTGAACGTGGCTCTCCCGGTGCCCAGGGCCTCCAGGGTCCCCGCGGCCTCCCTGGCACTCCTGGCACGGACGGCCCCAAA ggCGCATCTGGCCCAGCCGGCCCCCCTGGGGCTCAGGGCCCTCCAGGTCTGCAGGGGATGCCCGGTGAGAGGGGAGCAGCTGGCATCGCTGGGCCCAAGGGAGACAGG GGTGACGTTGGTGAGAAAGGCCCCGAGGGAGCCCCTGGGAAGGACGGTGGACGA GGCCTGACTGGTCCCATTGGCCCCCCTGGCCCTGCCGGTGCCAATGGTGAGAAG GGAGAAGTTGGACCTCCTGGTCCTGCAGGAACTGCTGGTGCTCGTGGCGCCCCG GGTGAACGTGGAGAGACCGGCCCCCCCGGGCCTGCTGGATTCGCAGGACCTCCC GGTGCTGATGGCCAGCCAGGTGCCAAGGGCGAGCAAGGAGAGGCTGGCCAGAAAGGTGATGCTGGTGCCCCGGGTCCTCAGGGCCCCTCTGGAGCTCCTGGACCTCAG ggtCCTACTGGTGTGACTGGTCCTAAAGGAGCCCGAGGTGCTCAAGGCCCCCCG GGAGCCACCGGATTCCCTGGAGCTGCTGGCCGTGTCGGACCCCCAGGCTCCAAT GGCAACCCTGGACCCCCTGGTCCCCCTGGTCCTTCTGGAAAAGATGGTCCTAAAGGTGCTCGAGGAGACAGCGGCCCCCCTGGCCGTGCTGGCGACCCTGGCCTCCAAGGTCCTGCCGGGCCCCCTGGCGAGAAGGGAGAGCCTGGAGATGATGGTCCCTCT GGTCCCGATGGTCCTCCAGGTCCCCAAGGTCTGGCTGGTCAAAGGGGCATTGTTGGTCTTCCTGGACAACGTGGTGAGAGAGGATTCCCCGGCCTGCCTGGCCCATCG GGAGAACCTGGCAAGCAGGGAGCTCCCGGAGCATCTGGCGACCGAGGTCCCCCCGGCCCCGTGGGTCCTCCTGGCCTGACTGGTCCTTCTGGCGAACCTGGACGAGAG GGAAGCCCTGGTGCTGATGGCCCCCCTGGCAGAGATGGTGCGGCTGGAGTCAAG GGTGATCGTGGTGAGACTGGTCCCGTGGGTGCTCCTGGAGCCCCTGGGCCCCCTGGCTCTCCTGGCCCCGCTGGCCCAACTGGAAAGCAGGGAGACCGAGGAGAAGCT GGCGCACAAGGCCCCATGGGCCCTGCAGGACCAGCAGGAGCCCGGGGAATCCCA GGTCCTCAAGGTCCCCGAGGTGACAAAGGAGAAGCTGGAGAGGCTGGCGAGAGGGGACTGAAGGGACACCGTGGCTTCACTGGTCTGCAGGGTCTGCCCGGCCCTCCT GGTCCTTCTGGAGACCAAGGTGCTTCTGGTCCTGCTGGTCCTTCTGGCCCTAGA GGTCCTCCTGGTCCCGTCGGTCCCTCTGGCAAAGATGGTGCTAATGGAATCCCTGGCCCCATTGGACCTCCTGGTCCCCGCGGACGTTCGGGCGAAACTGGCCCGGCT GGTCCTCCTGGAAACCCCGGACCCCCTGGCCCTCCAGGTCCCCCTGGCCCTGGCATCGACATGTCTGCCTTTGCTGGCctaggccagagagagaagggccCCGACCCCCTGCAGTACATGCGGGCTGACCAGGCAGCTGGCAACCTGAGACAGCACGACGCCGAGGTGGATGCCACGCTCAAGTCCCTCAACAACCAGATTGAGAGCATCCGCAGCCCCGAGGGCTCCCGCAAGAACCCCGCTCGCACCTGCCGGGACCTGAAACTCTGCCACCCTGAATGGAAGAGCG GAGACTACTGGATTGACCCCAACCAGGGCTGCACCTTGGACGCCATGAAGGTTTTCTGCAACATGGAGACTGGCGAGACCTGCGTCTACCCCAACCCGGCGAGTGTTCCCAAGAAGAACTGGTGGAGCAGCAAGAGCAAGGACAAGAAGCACATCTGGTTCGGAGAAACCATCAACGGTGGCTTCCAC TTCAGCTATGGAGATGACAACCTGGCTCCCAACACTGCCAACGTCCAGATGACCTTCCTACGCCTGCTGTCCACCGAGGGCTCCCAGAATATCACCTACCACTGCAAGAACAGCATTGCCTACCTGGATGAAGCGGCTGGCAACCTCAAGAAGGCCCTGCTCATCCAGGGCTCCAATGATGTGGAGATCCGGGCTGAGGGCAACAGCAGGTTCACATATACTGTCCTGAAGGATGGCTGCACG AAACACACCGGTAAGTGGGGCAAGACTATGATCGAGTACCGGTCACAGAAGACCTCGCGTCTCCCCATCATTGACATTGCACCCATGGACATAGGAGGGCCTGAGCAGGAATTTGGTGTGGACATAGGGCCTGTCTGCTTCTTGTAA
- the COL2A1 gene encoding collagen alpha-1(II) chain isoform X1 has protein sequence MIRLGAPQTLVLLTLLVAAVLRCHGQDVQKAGSCVQDGQRYNDKDVWKPEPCRICVCDTGTVLCDDIICEDMKDCLSPETPFGECCPICSTDLATASGQPGPKGQKGEPGDIKDIVGPKGPPGPQGPAGEQGPRGDRGDKGEKGAPGPRGRDGEPGTPGNPGPPGPPGPPGPPGLGGNFAAQMAGGFDEKAGGAQMGVMQGPMGPMGPRGPPGPAGAPGPQGFQGNPGEPGEPGVSGPMGPRGPPGPPGKPGDDGEAGKPGKSGERGPPGPQGARGFPGTPGLPGVKGHRGYPGLDGAKGEAGAPGVKGESGSPGENGSPGPMGPRGLPGERGRTGPAGAAGARGNDGQPGPAGPPGPVGPAGGPGFPGAPGAKGEAGPTGARGPEGAQGPRGEPGTPGSPGPAGASGNPGTDGIPGAKGSAGAPGIAGAPGFPGPRGPPGPQGATGPLGPKGQTGEPGIAGFKGEQGPKGEPGPAGPQGAPGPAGEEGKRGARGEPGGAGPVGPPGERGAPGNRGFPGQDGLAGPKGAPGERGPSGLAGPKGANGDPGRPGEPGLPGARGLTGRPGDAGPQGKVGPSGAPGEDGRPGPPGPQGARGQPGVMGFPGPKGANGEPGKAGEKGLPGAPGLRGLPGKDGETGAAGPPGPAGPAGERGEQGAPGPSGFQGLPGPPGPPGEGGKPGDQGVPGEAGAPGLVGPRGERGFPGERGSPGAQGLQGPRGLPGTPGTDGPKGASGPAGPPGAQGPPGLQGMPGERGAAGIAGPKGDRGDVGEKGPEGAPGKDGGRGLTGPIGPPGPAGANGEKGEVGPPGPAGTAGARGAPGERGETGPPGPAGFAGPPGADGQPGAKGEQGEAGQKGDAGAPGPQGPSGAPGPQGPTGVTGPKGARGAQGPPGATGFPGAAGRVGPPGSNGNPGPPGPPGPSGKDGPKGARGDSGPPGRAGDPGLQGPAGPPGEKGEPGDDGPSGPDGPPGPQGLAGQRGIVGLPGQRGERGFPGLPGPSGEPGKQGAPGASGDRGPPGPVGPPGLTGPSGEPGREGSPGADGPPGRDGAAGVKGDRGETGPVGAPGAPGPPGSPGPAGPTGKQGDRGEAGAQGPMGPAGPAGARGIPGPQGPRGDKGEAGEAGERGLKGHRGFTGLQGLPGPPGPSGDQGASGPAGPSGPRGPPGPVGPSGKDGANGIPGPIGPPGPRGRSGETGPAGPPGNPGPPGPPGPPGPGIDMSAFAGLGQREKGPDPLQYMRADQAAGNLRQHDAEVDATLKSLNNQIESIRSPEGSRKNPARTCRDLKLCHPEWKSGDYWIDPNQGCTLDAMKVFCNMETGETCVYPNPASVPKKNWWSSKSKDKKHIWFGETINGGFHFSYGDDNLAPNTANVQMTFLRLLSTEGSQNITYHCKNSIAYLDEAAGNLKKALLIQGSNDVEIRAEGNSRFTYTVLKDGCTKHTGKWGKTMIEYRSQKTSRLPIIDIAPMDIGGPEQEFGVDIGPVCFL, from the exons AGAAGGCTGGCAGCTGTGTGCAGGACGGGCAGAGGTATAATGATAAGGATGTGTGGAAGCCCGAGCCCTGCCGGATCTGTGTCTGTGACACTGGGACTGTCCTCTGCGACGACATAATCTGTGAAGACATGAAAGACTGCCTCAGCCCTGAGACCCCCTTCGGAGAGTGCTGCCCCATCTGCTCAACTGACCTCGCCACTGCCAGTG GGCAACCAGGACCAAag ggacagaaaggagaacCCGGAGACATTAAGGAT aTTGTAGGACCCAAAGGACCTCCTGGGCCTCAG GGACCTGCAGGTGAACAAGGACCCAGAGGGGATCGTGGCGACAAAGGTGAAAAA GGTGCCCCTGGACCGCGTGGCAGAGACGGAGAGCCTGGGACCCCTGGAAATCCCGGCCCCCCTGGTCCTCCTGGCCCCCCTGGCCCCCCTGGCCTCGGTGGA AACTTTGCTGCCCAGATGGCCGGAGGATTTGATGAGAAGGCTGGTGGTGCCCAGATGGGAGTGATGCAAGGGCCAATG GGCCCCATGGGACCTCGAGGGCCTCCAGGCCCTGCTGGTGCTCCC GGACCTCAAGGATTTCAAGGCAACCCTGGAGAACCTGGGGAACCCGGTGTCTCT GGTCCCATGGGTCCCCGCGGTCCTCCTGGCCCCCCTGGAAAGCCTGGCGATGAT GGTGAAGCCGGAAAGCCTGGAAAATCTGGTGAAAGAGGCCCTCCTGGCCCTCAG GGTGCTCGCGGCTTCCCAGGAACCCCAGGCCTTCCTGGCGTCAAGGGTCACAGA GGCTACCCAGGTCTAGATGGTGCTAAGGGAGAAGCTGGTGCTCCAGGTGTGAAG GGTGAGAGTGGTTCACCGGGTGAGAATGGTTCCCCGGGCCCAATG GGTCCCCGCGGCCTGCCTGGTGAGAGAGGACGGACTGGCCCCGCTGGGGCTGCG GGTGCCCGGGGCAACGACGGTCAACCAGGCCCTGCTGGGCCTCCG ggtCCCGTGGGTCCTGCTGGCGGTCCTGGCTTCCCTGGTGCTCCCGGTGCCAAG GGTGAAGCTGGCCCCACTGGTGCTCGAGGCCCCGAAGGCGCTCAAGGTCCTCGCGGTGAACCTGGTACTCCTGGGTCCCCTGGACCGGCCGGTGCCTCT GGTAACCCTGGAACTGATGGAATTCCTGGAGCCAAAGGATCTGCT GGTGCTCCGGGCATCGCTGGTGCTCCCGGCTTTCCTGGGCCCCGTGGTCCACCTGGCCCTCAAGGTGCAACTGGTCCGCTGGGCCCGAAAGGTCAGACG GGTGAGCCTGGTATTGCTGGCTTCAAAGGCGAACAAGGCCCCAAGGGAGAGCCT GGCCCTGCTGGCCCCCAAGGAGCCCCTGGTCCTGCTGGTGAGGAAGGCAAGAGAGGTGCCCGTGGAGAGCCTGGTGGTGCTGGGCCCGTTGGTCCCCCTGGAGAAAGA GGTGCTCCTGGCAACCGTGGCTTCCCAGGTCAAGATGGTCTGGCAGGTCCaaag GGAGCCCCTGGAGAGCGAGGGCCCAGCGGCCTTGCTGGCCCCAAGGGCGCCAATGGCGATCCTGGCCGTCCCGGAGAGCCTGGCCTTCCTGGAGCCCGG GGTCTCACTGGACGCCCCGGTGATGCCGGTCCTCAAGGCAAAGTTGGTCCTTCT GGAGCCCCTGGTGAAGATGGTCGTCCTGGACCTCCAGGTCCTCAGGGTGCTCGTGGGCAGCCTGGTGTCATGGGTTTCCCCGGCCCCAAAGGTGCCAAT GGCGAACCTGGCAAGGCTGGTGAGAAGGGACTTCCTGGTGCCCCTGGACTGAGA GGTCTTCCCGGCAAAGATGGTGAGACCGGTGCTGCGGGGCCCCCCGGACCCGCT GGACCTGCCGGTGAACGAGGCGAGCAGGGTGCCCCTGGGCCATCTGGGTTCCAG GGACTTCCTGGCCCTCCCGGTCCCCCAGGTGAAGGTGGAAAGCCAGGTGACCAG GGTGTTCCTGGTGAAGCTGGAGCCCCCGGCCTCGTGGGTCCCAGG GGTGAACGAGGTTTCCCAGGTGAACGTGGCTCTCCCGGTGCCCAGGGCCTCCAGGGTCCCCGCGGCCTCCCTGGCACTCCTGGCACGGACGGCCCCAAA ggCGCATCTGGCCCAGCCGGCCCCCCTGGGGCTCAGGGCCCTCCAGGTCTGCAGGGGATGCCCGGTGAGAGGGGAGCAGCTGGCATCGCTGGGCCCAAGGGAGACAGG GGTGACGTTGGTGAGAAAGGCCCCGAGGGAGCCCCTGGGAAGGACGGTGGACGA GGCCTGACTGGTCCCATTGGCCCCCCTGGCCCTGCCGGTGCCAATGGTGAGAAG GGAGAAGTTGGACCTCCTGGTCCTGCAGGAACTGCTGGTGCTCGTGGCGCCCCG GGTGAACGTGGAGAGACCGGCCCCCCCGGGCCTGCTGGATTCGCAGGACCTCCC GGTGCTGATGGCCAGCCAGGTGCCAAGGGCGAGCAAGGAGAGGCTGGCCAGAAAGGTGATGCTGGTGCCCCGGGTCCTCAGGGCCCCTCTGGAGCTCCTGGACCTCAG ggtCCTACTGGTGTGACTGGTCCTAAAGGAGCCCGAGGTGCTCAAGGCCCCCCG GGAGCCACCGGATTCCCTGGAGCTGCTGGCCGTGTCGGACCCCCAGGCTCCAAT GGCAACCCTGGACCCCCTGGTCCCCCTGGTCCTTCTGGAAAAGATGGTCCTAAAGGTGCTCGAGGAGACAGCGGCCCCCCTGGCCGTGCTGGCGACCCTGGCCTCCAAGGTCCTGCCGGGCCCCCTGGCGAGAAGGGAGAGCCTGGAGATGATGGTCCCTCT GGTCCCGATGGTCCTCCAGGTCCCCAAGGTCTGGCTGGTCAAAGGGGCATTGTTGGTCTTCCTGGACAACGTGGTGAGAGAGGATTCCCCGGCCTGCCTGGCCCATCG GGAGAACCTGGCAAGCAGGGAGCTCCCGGAGCATCTGGCGACCGAGGTCCCCCCGGCCCCGTGGGTCCTCCTGGCCTGACTGGTCCTTCTGGCGAACCTGGACGAGAG GGAAGCCCTGGTGCTGATGGCCCCCCTGGCAGAGATGGTGCGGCTGGAGTCAAG GGTGATCGTGGTGAGACTGGTCCCGTGGGTGCTCCTGGAGCCCCTGGGCCCCCTGGCTCTCCTGGCCCCGCTGGCCCAACTGGAAAGCAGGGAGACCGAGGAGAAGCT GGCGCACAAGGCCCCATGGGCCCTGCAGGACCAGCAGGAGCCCGGGGAATCCCA GGTCCTCAAGGTCCCCGAGGTGACAAAGGAGAAGCTGGAGAGGCTGGCGAGAGGGGACTGAAGGGACACCGTGGCTTCACTGGTCTGCAGGGTCTGCCCGGCCCTCCT GGTCCTTCTGGAGACCAAGGTGCTTCTGGTCCTGCTGGTCCTTCTGGCCCTAGA GGTCCTCCTGGTCCCGTCGGTCCCTCTGGCAAAGATGGTGCTAATGGAATCCCTGGCCCCATTGGACCTCCTGGTCCCCGCGGACGTTCGGGCGAAACTGGCCCGGCT GGTCCTCCTGGAAACCCCGGACCCCCTGGCCCTCCAGGTCCCCCTGGCCCTGGCATCGACATGTCTGCCTTTGCTGGCctaggccagagagagaagggccCCGACCCCCTGCAGTACATGCGGGCTGACCAGGCAGCTGGCAACCTGAGACAGCACGACGCCGAGGTGGATGCCACGCTCAAGTCCCTCAACAACCAGATTGAGAGCATCCGCAGCCCCGAGGGCTCCCGCAAGAACCCCGCTCGCACCTGCCGGGACCTGAAACTCTGCCACCCTGAATGGAAGAGCG GAGACTACTGGATTGACCCCAACCAGGGCTGCACCTTGGACGCCATGAAGGTTTTCTGCAACATGGAGACTGGCGAGACCTGCGTCTACCCCAACCCGGCGAGTGTTCCCAAGAAGAACTGGTGGAGCAGCAAGAGCAAGGACAAGAAGCACATCTGGTTCGGAGAAACCATCAACGGTGGCTTCCAC TTCAGCTATGGAGATGACAACCTGGCTCCCAACACTGCCAACGTCCAGATGACCTTCCTACGCCTGCTGTCCACCGAGGGCTCCCAGAATATCACCTACCACTGCAAGAACAGCATTGCCTACCTGGATGAAGCGGCTGGCAACCTCAAGAAGGCCCTGCTCATCCAGGGCTCCAATGATGTGGAGATCCGGGCTGAGGGCAACAGCAGGTTCACATATACTGTCCTGAAGGATGGCTGCACG AAACACACCGGTAAGTGGGGCAAGACTATGATCGAGTACCGGTCACAGAAGACCTCGCGTCTCCCCATCATTGACATTGCACCCATGGACATAGGAGGGCCTGAGCAGGAATTTGGTGTGGACATAGGGCCTGTCTGCTTCTTGTAA